One window of Leucobacter komagatae genomic DNA carries:
- the groES gene encoding co-chaperone GroES — MSVAIKPLEDRIVIQQVEAEQTTASGLVIPDSAKEKPQEGKVVAVGPGRVSDNGTRIPVDVNVGDIVIYSKFGGTEIKAAGEEYLVLSSRDILAVIER, encoded by the coding sequence GTGTCGGTCGCCATCAAGCCGCTCGAGGATCGTATCGTCATCCAGCAGGTCGAGGCAGAGCAGACCACTGCTTCCGGTCTCGTCATCCCTGACAGCGCGAAGGAAAAGCCCCAGGAGGGCAAGGTTGTTGCAGTGGGCCCCGGCCGCGTCTCGGACAACGGCACCCGCATCCCCGTCGACGTAAACGTCGGCGACATCGTCATCTACTCGAAGTTCGGTGGCACCGAGATCAAGGCCGCCGGCGAAGAGTACCTCGTGCTCTCGAGCCGAGACATCCTCGCGGTCATCGAGCGCTAA